In Deinococcus maricopensis DSM 21211, one genomic interval encodes:
- a CDS encoding CdaR family protein, whose product MTPLTLLRRLLTRTTHNGGAKFLALLAATAVWFVATADRRAITERSLNVPLVVRDETTGAGRRGVSGLATQTIRVTVSGPRTRLTSLPDDAVRASIDVTGAAEGTFTRTVRVTAPDDVRINRYAPESVSGFVDAEITRTMPVSLAVSGGTGNALPRYTLTPSSVQVRGPQRNVEEVRRVITLPITVAPGADTEARLLALDANDRPVTDLRLIPASVTVSRVDTGTLPVRTARVTLPDPPATLTVASATVTPTSVRLVGPPGVLADLTEVPARLTYAPGRNRVRANLTLPDGVRALDTVTVTLDVRRK is encoded by the coding sequence ATGACGCCCCTGACCCTGCTGCGCCGCCTCCTGACGCGCACCACCCACAACGGCGGCGCGAAATTCCTCGCGCTGCTCGCGGCGACCGCCGTGTGGTTCGTGGCGACCGCCGACCGGCGCGCCATCACCGAACGCAGCCTGAACGTCCCCCTGGTCGTCCGCGACGAGACGACCGGCGCGGGTCGACGCGGCGTGAGCGGCCTCGCCACGCAGACGATCCGCGTCACGGTCAGTGGACCCCGCACGCGCCTCACGAGCCTGCCGGACGACGCCGTGCGCGCCAGCATCGACGTGACCGGCGCGGCCGAAGGGACCTTCACGCGCACCGTCCGCGTTACCGCACCCGACGACGTGCGCATCAACCGCTACGCGCCCGAAAGCGTCAGCGGGTTCGTGGACGCCGAAATCACCCGGACCATGCCGGTCAGCCTCGCCGTGAGCGGCGGCACCGGCAACGCCCTGCCGCGCTACACCCTGACGCCGTCGAGCGTGCAGGTGCGCGGCCCGCAGCGCAACGTGGAGGAAGTCAGGCGCGTCATCACGCTGCCCATCACCGTCGCGCCCGGCGCGGACACCGAGGCGCGCCTGCTCGCCCTCGACGCGAACGACCGCCCGGTCACGGACCTGCGCCTCATTCCGGCGAGCGTCACGGTGAGCCGCGTGGACACCGGCACCCTCCCGGTCCGCACCGCCCGCGTCACCCTGCCCGACCCGCCCGCGACGCTCACGGTGGCGAGCGCGACCGTCACGCCCACGAGCGTGCGCCTTGTCGGCCCGCCCGGCGTGCTCGCTGACCTCACGGAAGTCCCGGCGCGCCTCACGTACGCGCCCGGACGCAACCGCGTGCGCGCGAACCTCACGCTGCCCGACGGCGTGCGCGCCCTCGACACCGTGACCGTCACGCTCGACGTCCGCCGGAAGTAA
- the cdaA gene encoding diadenylate cyclase CdaA gives MNWSAGALGAKDLIDILLVATLIYQGYQLISGTRAVNVLRGVVIFLGFWLLSNLLDLTTLNYLLGRAATVGLFALIVVFQPELRAALERLGRPRSREREGGAALQDIARAMERMAERKTGALIAIERRTPLGEYAQTGVPLDARVSTPFIEALFARNAPLHDGGVIVQGGRVLAAACLFPLQGSDGTYRRYGTRHRAAIGLSELTDAVVLVVSEERGSMRLALQGRLSPDLNATELRERLRELVFEENA, from the coding sequence CTACCAGCTCATCAGCGGTACGCGCGCGGTCAACGTGCTGCGCGGCGTCGTGATCTTCCTCGGGTTCTGGCTCCTGTCGAACCTGCTGGACCTCACGACCCTCAACTACCTGCTGGGCCGCGCCGCCACCGTGGGCCTGTTCGCGCTGATCGTCGTGTTCCAGCCGGAACTGCGCGCCGCCCTCGAACGCCTCGGTCGCCCCCGCAGCCGCGAACGCGAAGGGGGCGCCGCCCTGCAGGACATCGCCCGCGCCATGGAACGCATGGCCGAACGCAAAACGGGCGCGCTTATCGCCATCGAGCGGCGCACGCCACTCGGCGAGTACGCCCAGACCGGCGTGCCCCTCGACGCGCGCGTCAGCACCCCGTTCATCGAGGCGCTGTTCGCCCGCAACGCCCCGCTGCACGACGGCGGCGTCATCGTCCAGGGCGGACGCGTCCTCGCCGCCGCGTGCCTGTTCCCCCTGCAGGGCAGCGACGGCACGTACCGCCGCTACGGCACCCGCCACCGCGCCGCCATCGGCCTGTCGGAACTCACGGACGCCGTCGTACTGGTCGTCAGCGAGGAGCGCGGCAGCATGCGTCTCGCCCTGCAGGGCCGCCTCAGCCCGGACCTGAACGCCACCGAGCTGCGTGAGCGCCTGCGCGAACTGGTGTTCGAGGAGAACGCATGA